One genomic window of Roseobacter ponti includes the following:
- a CDS encoding helix-turn-helix domain-containing protein yields the protein MEKEALSRLSALSHPQRLAIFRLLMRRYPDALRAGEIVAILSVKPSTASVYLATLSDAGLISQKRRGTSLLYRASMDGARGLVGFLMNDCCRGRPDLCSPQSSPGHSADQHAKAQKYSVLFICTGNSARSVFAEALLRDLSDDRFTAYSAGVMPRSELNPLAMEMLRSKGHDVSALRAKNISEFQGPDAPKPDFVFTVCDQAANEVCPPWPGQPLSAHWGLPDPVRATGTLAERRLAFQQTYGALRNRIKAFTALPFETLDRISLQAAVDDIGQTSEPGDPA from the coding sequence ATGGAAAAAGAAGCTCTCTCCCGCCTGTCGGCGCTCAGCCACCCGCAGCGTCTGGCGATCTTTCGTCTGCTGATGCGGCGCTATCCGGATGCGCTGCGCGCGGGCGAAATCGTGGCGATCCTGAGTGTAAAACCGAGTACAGCCTCAGTCTATCTCGCAACGCTCAGTGACGCAGGCCTTATCAGCCAGAAGCGCAGGGGGACGTCGCTGCTCTACCGCGCCTCGATGGACGGTGCGCGCGGTCTGGTCGGATTTCTCATGAACGACTGCTGCCGCGGGCGTCCGGATCTTTGTTCGCCCCAGTCTTCTCCCGGTCACAGCGCAGATCAGCACGCAAAGGCACAGAAGTATTCCGTTCTCTTCATCTGCACCGGTAATTCGGCCCGCTCTGTCTTTGCCGAGGCGCTGCTGCGCGATCTCTCCGATGACCGCTTTACCGCTTATTCAGCCGGCGTCATGCCGCGCTCAGAGCTCAATCCGCTGGCGATGGAGATGCTGCGGTCCAAAGGACATGATGTCAGCGCGCTGCGCGCCAAAAACATCTCCGAGTTTCAGGGGCCTGATGCCCCGAAGCCCGATTTCGTCTTTACCGTCTGCGATCAGGCCGCGAATGAGGTCTGCCCGCCCTGGCCCGGCCAGCCGCTGAGTGCCCACTGGGGTCTGCCTGATCCGGTCAGGGCTACCGGTACACTTGCTGAACGACGTCTCGCCTTTCAGCAGACCTATGGCGCGCTGCGCAATCGCATCAAAGCTTTCACGGCCCTGCCCTTTGAGACGCTCGACCGGATCTCGCTGCAGGCCGCCGTCGATGATATCGGCCAAACCAGTGAACCCGGAGATCCTGCATGA
- a CDS encoding ArsJ-associated glyceraldehyde-3-phosphate dehydrogenase — translation MTTYALNGLGRIGKLALRPLLERGAKIAWVNDAVGDPAMHAHLLEFDTVHGRWPAAFSSDNNSITINGTGLPVHSHKRLEDLPPEGVDVVIDCTGVFKTEAALAPYFAAGVKKVVVSAPVKDGPTANIVYGVNHDIYDPTVHQIITAASCTTNCLAPVVKVVHENIGIRHGAITTIHDVTNTQTIVDRPAKDLRRARSALNSLIPTTTGSATAITLIYPELKGRLNGHAVRVPLLNASITDCVFELERETTAQEVNALFKEASQGVLKGILGYEERPLVSADYTNDTRSGIVDAPSTMVINGTQLKLYVWYDNEMGYAHRLIDVAEMVGRSL, via the coding sequence ATGACGACTTACGCGCTCAACGGCCTTGGCCGCATCGGAAAACTGGCACTGCGTCCCCTGCTCGAACGCGGGGCAAAGATTGCCTGGGTCAACGATGCGGTCGGTGATCCGGCCATGCATGCCCATCTGCTGGAGTTCGACACCGTGCACGGCCGCTGGCCGGCGGCGTTTTCGTCAGATAATAACAGCATCACCATCAATGGTACCGGTCTGCCCGTGCACAGCCACAAGCGTCTTGAAGACCTGCCGCCGGAAGGCGTGGATGTTGTCATTGACTGCACAGGTGTTTTTAAAACCGAAGCGGCACTTGCCCCGTACTTCGCCGCCGGCGTGAAAAAGGTTGTCGTCTCCGCCCCGGTCAAAGACGGGCCGACCGCCAATATCGTCTATGGCGTGAACCACGACATTTACGACCCCACCGTCCATCAGATCATCACGGCGGCGAGTTGCACGACCAACTGCCTCGCCCCGGTCGTCAAAGTGGTGCACGAGAACATCGGCATCCGGCATGGAGCAATCACCACGATCCATGATGTGACCAACACGCAGACCATCGTGGACCGACCCGCCAAAGACCTGCGCCGTGCCCGCTCTGCGCTGAATTCGCTGATCCCGACGACCACCGGCAGTGCCACGGCCATCACGCTGATTTACCCCGAACTCAAGGGGCGGCTGAACGGCCATGCGGTGCGGGTGCCGCTCCTTAATGCCTCAATCACCGACTGTGTTTTTGAGTTAGAGCGCGAGACCACGGCGCAGGAGGTCAACGCGCTCTTCAAAGAGGCATCTCAGGGCGTGCTCAAAGGCATTCTGGGGTATGAAGAACGCCCGCTCGTGAGTGCTGATTACACCAATGACACACGCTCCGGGATCGTCGATGCACCCTCCACCATGGTCATCAACGGCACGCAGCTCAAGCTTTATGTCTGGTACGATAACGAGATGGGATATGCCCACCGGCTGATAGATGTAGCTGAAATGGTTGGCAGATCCCTGTGA
- a CDS encoding TRAP transporter permease: MSDTSNTPGEKRGLSDAELQEMVAASDAGGRNPTGSVAMLLAIVAVVWSLFQVVLASPLSNLLLPGAIINNDRSIHLAFAIFLAFMAYPALKSSPRHYVPIQDWVLGLFGAFTAMYGYFFYDKIVKSGGLADDVDKWFALAGLIILFEGARRALGPAMAVIATIFLLYVFFGSSEIVPDVIRWKGASLQKAMSHMWITSEGVFGIALGVSTKFVFLFVLFGALLDKAGAGNYFIKMAFGALGHLKGGPAKAAVVGSAATGLISGSSIANVVTTGTFTIPLMKRVGFTSEKAGAVEVASSVNGQIMPPVMGAAAFLMVEYVGISYVEVITHAFLPASISYIALVYIVHLEAVKQNMPTLGDRVVSMGKTIGGMAAFFVGFAGLCYGVQYPVKAIVAVTDNSAMILSALIFLAYVALLWLAASVPDLEPDDPNAEEVTLPVVGEIYKAGLYFLLPIIVLVYFLMIEQKSPGLSAFWATMLLFVILLTQRPLKAIFRGNMGALPANFVNGVADLIQGLIDGARNMIGIGLATATAGVIVGTVTLTGVGQVMADLVEFLSGGNLILMLVMVGLLSLILGMGLPTTANYIVVSSLMAGVVVELGAQSGLIVPLIAVHLFVFYFGIMADVTPPVGLASFAAAAVSGGDAIKTGFTAFFYSLRTVALPFVFIFNTDLLLIDVGWAQGILVFVIASIAILVFTAGTMGYFVTKSRIYESVALVFVAFMLFRPDFFMDRLQPPFEDLAPASFAERVEAAPVGREFRVVVSGPDFDTGEPLETTLLVSVPEEAEGARMDALGLLAVEDGDNITLEEPMFGTPYADTFQSYDFYGDQPVVIKEVKAPADQLPKELMFIPGLALLVLIFMLQRARAGREPEAVPA, translated from the coding sequence ATGTCTGACACATCCAACACACCGGGCGAAAAGCGCGGCCTGAGCGATGCTGAGCTTCAGGAAATGGTCGCAGCCTCGGACGCGGGTGGTCGTAATCCGACCGGATCCGTTGCCATGCTGCTCGCGATCGTCGCAGTCGTCTGGTCGCTTTTCCAGGTTGTGCTTGCATCGCCGCTCTCCAATCTTCTGCTGCCGGGGGCGATCATCAATAACGACCGGTCGATCCACCTGGCATTCGCGATATTCCTCGCCTTCATGGCTTATCCCGCGCTCAAATCGAGCCCCCGCCATTATGTCCCGATCCAGGACTGGGTTCTGGGGCTCTTTGGCGCCTTCACCGCCATGTATGGCTACTTTTTCTACGATAAGATCGTGAAATCCGGCGGTCTTGCCGATGACGTGGACAAGTGGTTCGCGCTCGCCGGCCTGATCATTCTCTTTGAGGGTGCGCGCCGCGCGCTCGGCCCGGCGATGGCCGTTATCGCCACGATCTTTCTGCTCTATGTATTTTTCGGGTCTTCGGAAATCGTCCCGGATGTGATCCGCTGGAAAGGCGCCTCGCTGCAAAAAGCCATGAGCCATATGTGGATCACCTCTGAAGGTGTCTTTGGCATCGCACTGGGCGTTTCCACGAAATTCGTCTTCCTCTTCGTGCTCTTCGGGGCGCTGCTCGATAAGGCCGGGGCCGGTAACTACTTTATCAAGATGGCTTTCGGCGCGCTGGGTCACCTCAAGGGCGGCCCGGCCAAAGCGGCTGTTGTCGGCTCTGCGGCAACCGGCCTGATCTCTGGCTCATCGATTGCCAACGTGGTCACCACGGGTACCTTTACCATCCCGCTGATGAAGCGTGTGGGCTTTACCTCCGAAAAAGCCGGCGCTGTTGAAGTGGCGTCTTCGGTCAACGGTCAGATCATGCCGCCCGTTATGGGCGCTGCGGCCTTCCTGATGGTGGAATATGTGGGCATCTCTTATGTTGAGGTGATCACCCACGCCTTCCTGCCCGCCTCGATCTCCTACATCGCGCTGGTCTATATCGTGCACCTTGAAGCGGTGAAGCAGAACATGCCCACGCTGGGCGACCGCGTGGTGTCGATGGGTAAAACCATCGGCGGCATGGCGGCCTTCTTCGTCGGATTTGCGGGTCTGTGCTATGGGGTGCAGTACCCGGTGAAAGCTATTGTGGCCGTCACCGATAACTCGGCGATGATCCTCTCGGCGCTCATCTTTCTTGCCTATGTCGCGCTCCTGTGGCTGGCGGCTTCGGTGCCGGATCTCGAACCCGATGATCCCAATGCCGAAGAAGTTACGCTGCCTGTTGTGGGCGAGATCTACAAAGCGGGCCTCTACTTCCTTCTGCCGATCATCGTGCTGGTCTACTTCCTGATGATCGAACAGAAATCCCCGGGCCTCTCGGCTTTCTGGGCGACCATGCTGCTCTTTGTCATCCTGCTGACGCAGCGCCCGCTCAAGGCGATCTTCCGCGGCAACATGGGTGCGCTGCCTGCCAACTTCGTCAACGGTGTGGCGGACCTCATCCAGGGCCTCATCGACGGCGCGCGCAACATGATCGGCATCGGCCTCGCCACGGCGACGGCCGGTGTCATCGTGGGCACCGTGACGCTCACCGGTGTGGGTCAGGTGATGGCGGATCTGGTGGAGTTCCTCTCCGGTGGTAACCTCATCCTGATGCTGGTGATGGTGGGGCTTCTCTCGCTCATTCTCGGAATGGGTCTGCCGACGACAGCGAACTATATCGTTGTGTCCTCACTGATGGCGGGCGTTGTGGTCGAGCTCGGCGCGCAGTCCGGTCTGATCGTGCCGCTCATCGCTGTGCACCTCTTCGTGTTCTACTTCGGGATCATGGCGGATGTGACGCCCCCTGTGGGGCTTGCGAGCTTTGCCGCGGCTGCCGTATCGGGAGGCGATGCGATCAAAACGGGCTTCACCGCGTTTTTCTACAGCCTTCGCACCGTGGCCCTGCCCTTCGTATTCATCTTCAACACGGATCTTCTGCTGATTGATGTGGGGTGGGCACAGGGTATCCTTGTCTTTGTGATAGCGAGTATCGCCATCCTGGTCTTCACAGCCGGGACAATGGGATACTTCGTTACCAAGAGCCGCATCTATGAGAGCGTGGCACTGGTCTTTGTGGCCTTCATGCTCTTCCGCCCGGATTTCTTCATGGACCGCCTGCAGCCTCCCTTTGAGGATCTGGCCCCGGCAAGCTTTGCCGAACGGGTCGAGGCGGCACCTGTGGGTCGTGAATTCAGAGTTGTGGTCTCCGGGCCGGACTTTGACACCGGCGAGCCGCTGGAAACCACGCTGCTGGTCAGCGTGCCTGAAGAAGCGGAAGGCGCGCGCATGGATGCGCTTGGCCTTCTGGCGGTCGAGGACGGTGACAATATCACGCTGGAAGAGCCGATGTTCGGCACGCCCTACGCGGATACCTTCCAGAGCTATGACTTCTACGGTGACCAGCCGGTTGTTATCAAAGAGGTCAAAGCACCAGCGGATCAGCTGCCCAAGGAGCTGATGTTCATCCCGGGGCTCGCTCTTCTGGTGCTTATCTTCATGCTTCAGCGCGCGCGCGCCGGGCGCGAGCCTGAGGCTGTGCCCGCCTGA
- the arsJ gene encoding organoarsenical effux MFS transporter ArsJ, which produces MTDAPAERPAGLAAYLAVTAAYWAFMLTDGALRMLVLLHFHTLGFSPVQLAYLFVLYEIAGVVTNLSAGWIAARFGLTSTLYAGLTLQVLALLALAQLDPAWSVTASVVYVMAVQGASGVAKDLSKMSAKSAVKVLAPTVQGGLFRWVALLTGSKNAVKGFGFLLGAALLATVGLKTAVLGMAAVLFVILIAVWLGMPGGLPAGRRGAKFREVFSTDPNVNWLSFARVFLFGARDVWFVVGIPVYFYAVLSDGTEAGNRAAFFMIGSFMALWIILYGAVQASAPMLMRAATRSEAEIIARARNWSAALIMVPALLAVLVWVTGGPAPWLTLTIVAGLLVFGAIFAVNSALHSYLILAFTTGERVTMDVGFYYMANAAGRLLGTLLSGASYQIGGLPLCLGTAAVMLVLSTFGAGKLRAAPDRPARR; this is translated from the coding sequence GTGACAGATGCTCCGGCAGAGCGCCCTGCGGGGCTTGCTGCCTATCTGGCGGTAACGGCAGCGTACTGGGCTTTCATGCTCACCGACGGCGCGCTGCGCATGCTGGTGCTGCTGCACTTTCACACGCTGGGCTTTTCGCCGGTACAGCTGGCGTATCTCTTTGTGCTCTATGAGATCGCGGGCGTGGTCACCAACCTCAGTGCGGGCTGGATTGCCGCGCGTTTCGGGCTGACGAGCACGCTTTATGCCGGGCTCACGTTGCAGGTGCTGGCCCTGCTGGCGCTGGCGCAGCTGGATCCGGCCTGGTCGGTCACGGCCTCTGTCGTCTATGTGATGGCGGTTCAGGGAGCATCGGGCGTGGCCAAGGACCTTTCAAAGATGAGCGCCAAATCCGCTGTCAAAGTGCTGGCGCCCACCGTTCAGGGCGGGCTCTTCCGCTGGGTGGCGCTGCTCACCGGCTCCAAGAACGCGGTCAAGGGGTTCGGGTTTTTGCTGGGGGCCGCCCTTCTGGCAACGGTCGGTCTGAAAACGGCCGTGCTGGGCATGGCAGCGGTGCTCTTTGTGATCCTCATCGCCGTGTGGCTGGGGATGCCGGGCGGGCTGCCCGCCGGGCGCAGGGGCGCGAAATTCCGCGAGGTTTTTTCCACAGACCCCAACGTGAACTGGCTCAGCTTTGCCCGCGTGTTCCTCTTCGGCGCGCGCGATGTCTGGTTTGTAGTAGGCATCCCCGTCTATTTCTACGCTGTGCTCTCAGACGGCACCGAAGCCGGCAACCGGGCTGCGTTTTTCATGATCGGCAGCTTCATGGCACTCTGGATCATCCTCTATGGCGCAGTGCAGGCCTCCGCCCCGATGCTGATGCGGGCCGCCACCCGGAGCGAGGCAGAAATCATCGCCCGCGCGCGCAACTGGAGTGCGGCGCTGATCATGGTGCCCGCACTGCTGGCGGTGCTCGTGTGGGTTACCGGCGGGCCGGCGCCCTGGCTGACTTTGACAATTGTGGCGGGGCTGCTCGTGTTCGGGGCCATCTTTGCGGTAAACTCGGCGCTGCACTCCTATCTTATCCTGGCGTTCACCACCGGCGAGCGGGTCACTATGGATGTGGGCTTTTACTATATGGCCAATGCTGCCGGCCGCCTGCTGGGCACGCTGCTCTCAGGGGCCAGTTACCAGATCGGCGGGCTGCCGCTGTGTCTCGGGACGGCGGCGGTGATGCTGGTGCTCAGTACCTTTGGTGCCGGAAAACTGCGCGCAGCACCGGACCGCCCTGCCCGCCGCTGA
- the modA gene encoding molybdate ABC transporter substrate-binding protein produces MRFYLPRVLLFAALLILTCAAGRGPVRADAITVFAAASMKNALEEIAGDFMAATSHSVTFSFAGSSVLARQIALGAPADIFVSASTDWMDYLEAEGRLEPDSRSDLAGNSLVLIAGDGNTGSVRPGPDTDLPALLSGGRLAMALTDAVPAGIYGKAALQHYGMWESVAPHVAQTDNVRAALALVAQGAAPLGIVYASDAAAEPRVRVIATFAPESHPAIVYPVAAVAGRDTPASRALLDYLGRDAAHIILMRHGFAAVAE; encoded by the coding sequence ATGCGCTTTTACCTGCCCCGTGTGCTGCTTTTTGCAGCCCTTCTGATCCTGACCTGCGCTGCGGGCCGGGGGCCTGTGCGCGCCGATGCGATCACCGTTTTCGCCGCTGCCAGCATGAAGAACGCGCTTGAGGAGATTGCCGGGGATTTTATGGCAGCGACCAGCCACAGTGTCACGTTTTCCTTTGCCGGATCCTCGGTGCTGGCCCGCCAGATTGCGCTGGGGGCGCCCGCGGATATCTTCGTGTCCGCCAGTACGGACTGGATGGATTATCTCGAAGCCGAAGGGCGTCTTGAACCGGACAGCCGGTCTGATCTTGCAGGCAACAGCCTTGTCCTGATCGCCGGCGACGGTAACACCGGATCCGTCAGGCCAGGTCCTGACACGGATCTGCCCGCGCTGCTCTCCGGTGGGCGGCTTGCCATGGCGCTGACCGACGCCGTACCTGCCGGGATTTACGGCAAGGCCGCGCTGCAGCATTACGGGATGTGGGAAAGCGTCGCCCCTCATGTGGCACAGACCGACAATGTGCGCGCAGCACTGGCGCTCGTGGCACAGGGTGCGGCACCACTGGGCATCGTCTATGCCTCCGATGCCGCGGCAGAACCGCGGGTCCGGGTGATTGCCACATTTGCACCGGAAAGCCACCCCGCCATTGTCTATCCTGTGGCTGCCGTGGCGGGGCGGGACACACCGGCCAGCCGCGCCCTGCTTGACTATCTCGGGCGCGACGCGGCACATATCATCC